The proteins below come from a single Thalassotalea ponticola genomic window:
- the pgi gene encoding glucose-6-phosphate isomerase, translating to MTRSSLPAWQALQKHAEDMQQQSIKALFDTDSKRFERFSVQRPGLLFDYSKQNINQLTMALFAELAEQCQFTDWRAKMFAGERINITEDRSVLHVALRRDTSQPLLVDGTDVSQQVAEQLAKMKQFCQQVHSGQWRGYTDKPIRHIVSIGVGGSNLGPEMTTNALKAYKTSDLTVHYASNVDGNQIADVLDSVDIETTLFIISSKTFTTSETMTNANTAVKHLLAAAGDKSAIAKHFVAVSTNTEKVTQFGIDANNIFDMWDWVGGRFSLWSTIGLPIALYLGYEQFEQLLQGARDIDQHFQTAPLEKNIPFIMACLSVWNCSFLNARSQVILPYDQVLHRLTAYLQQAEMESNGKHVNFAGDTVDYNTVPTIWGEIGINGQHAFYQYLHQGNNIVPADFIGSITPIRDIEQHHDILIANMFAQAEALMCGVSEQEVRSSLAKQGKSDDEINLIAPHKVHQGNRPSSMFLFDKITPYSLGQLIALYEHKIFSQGILLEVCSFDQWGVELGKGLANNIHAEILAEGEVSGHDSSTRSLINFYKANKNQS from the coding sequence ATGACACGTTCGTCATTACCAGCTTGGCAGGCTTTACAAAAACACGCCGAAGATATGCAACAGCAGTCAATCAAAGCGCTATTTGATACCGACAGCAAGCGTTTTGAGCGATTTTCGGTGCAGCGCCCCGGTCTGCTATTTGACTATTCCAAGCAAAACATCAACCAATTGACCATGGCTCTTTTTGCCGAGTTAGCTGAGCAGTGTCAGTTCACTGACTGGCGCGCCAAAATGTTCGCTGGTGAGCGAATCAACATTACTGAAGATCGCAGCGTGTTGCACGTTGCCTTGCGTCGCGATACCAGTCAACCTTTGCTGGTTGACGGTACGGATGTCTCACAGCAAGTTGCCGAGCAACTGGCGAAGATGAAGCAATTTTGTCAGCAAGTGCATTCTGGACAGTGGCGTGGTTATACTGACAAGCCAATTCGTCACATTGTCAGTATTGGCGTAGGCGGTTCAAATCTAGGTCCAGAAATGACCACCAATGCGTTAAAAGCATACAAAACGAGTGACCTTACGGTTCACTATGCGTCGAATGTTGATGGTAACCAAATCGCTGACGTACTCGATAGCGTCGACATTGAAACCACCTTATTTATCATTTCTAGCAAGACCTTTACCACCAGCGAAACCATGACCAACGCCAATACCGCGGTGAAGCACTTATTGGCTGCTGCTGGTGATAAGTCGGCGATTGCCAAACACTTTGTCGCCGTGTCAACCAACACCGAAAAAGTTACCCAATTTGGCATTGATGCCAATAACATTTTCGATATGTGGGACTGGGTTGGCGGTCGATTCAGCCTCTGGTCAACTATTGGTTTACCAATCGCCTTGTACCTGGGTTACGAACAATTTGAACAATTGCTACAGGGCGCGCGCGATATTGACCAACATTTCCAGACAGCGCCACTCGAGAAGAATATTCCTTTTATCATGGCCTGTTTAAGTGTTTGGAATTGCAGCTTTTTAAATGCCCGTTCGCAAGTTATTCTGCCCTATGATCAGGTCTTGCACCGGTTAACGGCATATTTGCAACAAGCCGAAATGGAAAGTAATGGTAAACATGTCAACTTTGCCGGAGACACCGTTGACTACAACACCGTCCCCACCATTTGGGGTGAAATAGGCATCAATGGTCAGCATGCGTTTTATCAATATCTGCATCAAGGCAATAATATTGTACCTGCAGACTTTATTGGTTCGATAACGCCTATTCGCGATATCGAACAGCATCACGATATACTGATCGCTAATATGTTTGCTCAGGCCGAGGCACTCATGTGTGGTGTCAGTGAGCAAGAGGTGCGCAGCAGTTTGGCAAAACAGGGTAAGAGTGACGATGAGATAAACCTTATTGCGCCCCACAAAGTGCATCAGGGTAACCGCCCTAGTTCCATGTTTTTATTTGATAAAATCACCCCATATAGCTTAGGCCAACTGATTGCCTTATACGAACACAAAATATTTAGTCAAGGCATCTTACTTGAGGTCTGCTCGTTTGACCAATGGGGTGTTGAACTGGGCAAGGGCTTAGCCAATAATATTCACGCTGAGATTTTGGCCGAAGGTGAGGTGAGCGGTCACGATAGCTCAACTCGCTCATTGATCAATTTTTACAAAGCCAATAAAAACCAGTCTTAA